A genome region from Scomber japonicus isolate fScoJap1 chromosome 15, fScoJap1.pri, whole genome shotgun sequence includes the following:
- the dlgap3 gene encoding disks large-associated protein 3, whose product MKGYHVSRSMSQHSSGGGGGGPCHCTPEDCDGPGRDYYPGHSDGHYYPSGGPAESLALERHHSHSHSHSHSHSGGGTFPRSHPSQHPPLQSFDSCEECLSSGHGGKMHRIPPNLMDQFEKQVPFHPDGFHTLQYQRTASGGAEPRSESPSRIRHLVNSVQRLFAKSHSLEAPSKREYNGTRGGGDYRGERGGGHRSGGEEGGGHYSGHQSRSTRRSKSRERSKSGDSRHESGRRHRSRTAGWWSSDDNLDSDSSFLVSGGRRGYPSGHESLDAAIQELTMKKPKERGAVPVPGPGHGECMACTTMALAGSEGGGHHGHHGHSLKRSTWSAMTVSQAREVYPSTRGGAGYDKALVPIESKMKERTFHYLQVPSEDWGGGYGGGSVTDSGGEIPCRRMRSGSYIKAMGDDDSADSDTSPKASPKSTLVAQRDAFRRSISMDQRYSCKQCTDSYPNSRTTPKTHTRSRSYTRSLTSSQLGDTLNRQFEAVCETMFGEVESQAVEALDLPGVFRTRSHSYVRAIQAGCSQDDDCLSVFSMSGPQGSIKGGAVFPYRKGAPPPLPPRMSKSSLSVRAQSSTESTQDAYFQSSGQLAAGSGPGRPKQHSNSVDLGGSDGPSGRSSRGGYYIATGPGRSRQHSNSAESLDGVRGSRELVPYGGGPGVGVRAKHSSSADSLLEGPPRPARERDGRVGGSLGKSISLPQNSIVLSKAGGQDEGRDGRKWRPSIAVQVDSSETLSDSDPEGKALTEVHSIGVQVEDDKRRARFKRSNSVTASVQADLDPEGFPGLSIAVPTQDKSLQFGCSFQRHSSEPESASQYTECHRTVHTQGQWAYREDFIQSGYTTEVCPADPRPHQHPHLPPRSHSPLPITSERAWAGTPSLEGPRSLPDSGRASPCMRDGEFFLRLLQTEVERMEGWCQNMEREAEENELPEEVLELIRNAVGSAQMLMSQKVQQFFRLCQQSVDPSAYPQPTSQDLAGLWDLLQLNIEDVRVKFQDLQRLKESGWRLPPEKKEDKKLPPPLPKKPAGGVSGSLRADSVGDVGAGGGSGGLVVPRVGGHTLPIREKSLDLGDRQRTEARRRLLQTKRTASFRQNSATESADSIEIYIPEAQTRL is encoded by the exons ATGAAAGGGTACCATGTCAGCCGTAGCATGTCCCAGCATTCCTccggtggtggtggaggaggccCCTGTCACTGCACGCCTGAGGACTGCGATGGCCCCGGTAGAGACTACTACCCGGGTCACAGCGATGGCCACTATTATCCTTCGGGAGGTCCCGCTGAGTCTCTGGCGCTGGAGAGGCACCATtcccactcccactcccactctCACAGCCACTCTGGTGGGGGCACCTTCCCCCGCTCCCACCCCAGCCAGCACCCACCACTCCAGTCGTTTGACTCCTGCGAGGAGTGCCTCTCATCAGGTCACGGGGGTAAGATGCACCGCATTCCCCCAAACCTGATGGATCAGTTTGAGAAGCAGGTACCCTTCCACCCTGATGGCTTCCACACATTGCAGTATCAGCGCACCGCTAGTGGGGGTGCTGAGCCACGCAGCGAGAGCCCCTCGCGCATCCGCCACCTAGTCAACTCAGTGCAGCGCCTCTTCGCCAAGTCCCATTCCCTGGAGGCACCATCCAAACGGGAATACAACGGcacaagaggaggaggggactACCGTGGTGAGAGAGGGGGAGGCCacaggagtggaggagaggagggtggaggCCATTACTCTGGCCATCAATCTCGGTCTACCAGGAGGAGCAAGTCTCGAGAGCGTAGTAAGAGCGGAGACTCGAGGCACGAGTCCGGAAGACGCCACCGCAGCAGGACAGCAGGATGGTGGAGCTCTGATGATAACCTGGACAGCGACAGCAGCTTTCTGGTGAGCGGGGGCAGAAGGGGGTATCCCAGTGGACACGAGAGCCTGGATGCCGCCATCCAGGAGCTCACCATGAAGAAACCCAAGGAGCGAGGGGCCGTGCCCGTGCCTGGGCCTGGTCATGGAGAGTGCATGGCCTGTACCACAATGGCGCTGGCTgggagtgaaggaggaggacaCCACGGGCACCACGGCCACTCCCTGAAGAGGAGCACCTGGTCAGCCATGACAGTGAGTCAAGCCAGGGAGGTGTACCCTTCCACCAGGGGTGGAGCAGGGTACGACAAAGCCCTTGTGCCCATTGAGAGCAAGATGAAGGAGAGGACCTTCCACTACCTGCAG GTCCCTTCAGAAGACTGGGGAGGTGGATACGGCGGAGGCAGCGTTACCGACAGCGGAGGGGAGATTCCGTGCCGACGCATGCGAAGCGGCAGCTACATTAAGGCCATGGGAGATGATGATAGTGCTGACTCAGACACTAGCCCCAAAGCTTCACCCAAATCCACCCTGGTAGCTCAAAGGGATGCCTTTAGACGGTCTATCAGCATGGATCAAAG GTATTCATGTAAGCAGTGTACAGACTCCTATCCTAACAGCCGAACCACACCCAAAACCCACACCCGCTCCCGCAGTTACACCCGCTCCCTGACCAGCTCACAG CTGGGAGACACGTTGAACCGTCAGTTTGAAGCAGTGTGTGAGACCATGTTCGGGGAGGTAGAATCTCAAGCCGTCGAGGCCTTGGATCTTCCGGGGGTGTTTCGCACTCGCAGCCACAGCTACGTCCGCGCCATCCAGGCCGGCTGTTCCCAGGACGACGActgcctctctgtcttctcCATGTCGGGCCCCCAAGGCAGCATCAAGGGCGGGGCCg TCTTTCCTTATCGCAAAGGTGCTCCTCCCCCACTCCCACCTCGCATGTCCAAGTCTTCACTCTCAGTGCGAGCCCAGAGCAGCACCGAGTCCACCCAGGATGCTTACTTCCAGAGCAGCGGACAGTTGGCCGCAGGCTCAGGCCCCGGGCGCCCCAAACAGCACAGCAACTCCGTGGACCTGGGCGGCTCTGATGGGCCCTCGGGTCGCTCCTCCAGAGGCGGCTACTACATCGCCACGGGGCCTGGACGTTCTCGGCAACACAGTAACTCGGCAGAGAGCCTGGATGGGGTCAGGGGTTCACGGGAGCTGGTGCCCTACGGAGGGGGCCCTGGAGTTGGGGTGAGGGCCAAACATAGCAGCTCAGCTGACAGTTTGCTGGAGGGGCCACCGAGGCCAGCCAGGGAGCGGGATGGCAGGGTTGGGGGCAGCCTGGGGAAGTCAATCTCCCTGCCTCAGAACAGCATTGTTTTGAGTAAAGCTGGAGGACAAGATGAAGGACGTGATGGGAGAAAGTGGAGGCCATCCATAGCTGTGCAG GTGGACAGCTCGGAGACTCTGTCAGATTCAGACCCAGAGGGCAAAGCTCTTACGGAGGTCCACTCTATAGGAGTCCAAGTGGAAGATGACAAAAG ACGGGCTCGTTTCAAACGCTCAAACAGCGTGACAGCAAGCGTGCAGGCCGACCTGGACCCCGAGGGCTTCCCGGGGCTCAGCATTGCTGTGCCAACACAGGACAAGAGTCTCCAGTTTGGCTGTTCCTTCCAAAGGCACTCGTCAGAGCCAGAGTCAGCAAGCCAGTACACAGAGTGCCACCGTACCGTCCACACACAGGGACAGTGGGCCTACAGAGAG GACTTTATCCAGAGTGGCTACACCACTGAGGTCTGTCCAGCAGACCCACGCCCCCACCAGCACCCACACTTGCCTCCACGTTCCCACTCCCCACTGCCCATCACCTCTGAGCGGGCATGGGCAGGGACGCCGTCCCTGGAGGGCCCTCGGAGCCTGCCTGACTCAGGTCGGGCGTCACCCTGCATGAGAGATGGAGAGTTCTTCTTGCGCCTGCTGCAGACAGAagtggagaggatggagggcTGGTGCCAGAacatggagagagaggcagaggagaacGAATTGCCAGAGGAGG TTCTCGAGCTGATCCGTAATGCAGTTGGCAGCGCCCAGATGCTCATGTCTCAGAAAGTCCAGCAGTTCTTCCGCCTCTGTCAACAAAGTGTG GACCCATCCGCATACCCCCAGCCCACCTCTCAGGACCTGGCAGGCTTGTGGGACCTGCTCCAGCTCAACATAGAGGACGTCAGGGTCAAGTTTCAGGACCTCCAGAGGCTCAAGGAGTCTGGTTGGAGGCTCCCACCTGAAAAGAAG GAGGATAAGAAGCTTCCTCCTCCCTTACCAAAGAAGCCAGCAGGCGGGGTGAGTGGCAGCCTACGGGCCGATAGCGTCGGGGATGTGGGGGCCGGAGGTGGGTCAGGGGGCCTGGTGGTGCCTCGTGTGGGTGGACATACCCTACCCATCAGGGAGAAGTCCCTGGACCTCGGGGACCGTCAGAGGACAGAAGCGAGGAGGAGGCTGCTGCAGACCAAGCGTACTGCCTCCTTCAGGCAGAACTCGGCCACGGAGAGTGCCGACAGCATCGAGATCTACATTCCCGAAGCCCAGACTCGACTCTGA